One window of the Alligator mississippiensis isolate rAllMis1 chromosome 5, rAllMis1, whole genome shotgun sequence genome contains the following:
- the SPATA46 gene encoding spermatogenesis-associated protein 46 encodes MLTELPFVMSAGDVTISRTSAIHPDAFHHLRNSHPGEELAPCTTLERTMENFSLLTISGPCLPSCTMKSTPDLPSLKGTSSLPACVLTKVHSNESPGRNCIIYRPWFSPYSYLVDMDKTGQLGACSFPGALADSDWDTDQSEDLSESIFSSSCSLEKARLHESSSKTSSGREARDSITSRDILTASKWQPLPHNGYKCVACCRVFPTLHALKTHIKCSFKEGFSCKVYYHKLKALWVKECKARPDDGLPFNTTKMPK; translated from the exons ATGCTGACGGAGCTGCCATTTGTGATGTCAGCTGGTGATGTCACAATATCAAGGACATCAGCAATCCACCCAGATGCTTTCCACCACCTCAGGAACTCTCATCCAGGAGAAGAGCTTGCTCCATGCACTACCCTTGAGAGGACAATGGAGAACTTCTCCCTGCTCACCATTTCTGGACCATGTCTACCCAGCTGCACTATGAAGAGCACTCCTGATCTGCCATCCCTTAAGGGCACCTCCAGCCTGCCAG CTTGTGTCCTCACCAAAGTCCACAGCAATGAGTCACCAGGGCGTAACTGCATCATCTACCGGCCCTGGTTTTCCCCATACAGCTACTTAGTGGACATGGACAAAACaggccagctgggagcctgcagctttccaggtgcaCTGGCAGACAGTGACTGGGACACTGACCAATCTGAGGACCTCTCAGAGAGCATCTTCTCCTCCTCATGCTCCCTGGAGAAGGCTCGTCTCCATGAGAGCAGCAGCAAAACCAGTTCTGGCAGGGAAGCCCGAGACAGCATCACCTCCCGGGACATCCTCACAGCTTCGAAGTGGCAGCCGTTGCCTCACAATGGCTACAAATGTGTGGCATGCTGCCGCGTGTTCCCCACCCTGCATGCCCTCAAGACTCACATCAAGTGCAGCTTCAAGGAGGGCTTCAGCTGCAAGGTGTATTACCACAAGCTCAAAGCCCTGTGGGTGAAGGAGTGCAAGGCCCGACCTGATGATGGGCTACCCTTCAACACCACCAAAATGCCCAAGTGA
- the NOS1AP gene encoding carboxyl-terminal PDZ ligand of neuronal nitric oxide synthase protein isoform X5, translated as MFAAVYPANHLSFSFSCLFICNLLSEPFLVSVDQSMFENSNTAPTPKLQHSRSISKVSPMPQPAQPAAAEPSGAGLRAGGSQHLRNLSKAVGAKVNDFLRRKEPTSFGDVGMTKINANVGAMLAGGTHAQLEDEVHEEGLVLLEAFPRLDPPPPVTKKRTPRALKTPQDMLISSQPVVSSLDGTVKAASEQSQEYLDQAAHMEEWKVAWDVPQPEGNAEQSDPGRVVQNGDEPNHNGAFPVPDLIYKDNLEGKLKAADKIAASPPCPEKPSLRLSLAPANHLHEYQPHEDNGQPEAQTSGLENEGPHPDLLSFE; from the exons ATGTTTGCAGCTGTCTACCCTGCAAatcatctttctttctctttctcctgtttGTTTATTTGCAATCTGCTTTCCGAGCCCTTTCTGGTGTCAG TTGACCAAAGCATGTTTGAGAATTCCAATACTGCCCCCACACCaaagctgcagcacagcaggtccATCTCCAAAGTGTCtcccatgcctcagccagcccaaCCTGCAGCTGCCGAGCCCAGCGGGGCCGGACTGCGAGCGGGAGGGAGCCAGCACCTCAGGAACCTGAGCAAGGCCGTGGGGGCGAAGGTGAATGACTTCCTCCGCAGAAAGGAGCCTACCAGCTTTGGAGACGTGGGCATGACAAAGATCAATGCCAATGTGGGGGCCATGCTAGCTGGTGGGACGCATGCCCAGCTGGAGGATGAGGTTCACGAGGAAGG GCTTGTGCTGCTGGAAGCCTTTCCCCGCCTTGACCCACCTCCCCCCGTGACCAAGAAGCGCACTCCCCGGGCTCTCAAGACCCCCCAGGACATGCTCATCTCCTCCCAGCCAGTTGTGAGCAGCCTGGATGGCACCGTGAAAGCAGCATCTGAGCAAAGCCAAGAGTATCTTGACCAAGCAGCCCACATGGAGGAGTGGAAGGTGGCATGGGATGTGCCTCAGCCAGAGGGCAATGCTGAGCAAAGCGACCCTGGCAGAGTAGTGCAAAACGGGGATGAGCCCAACCACAATGGCGCCTTCCCTGTGCCTGATCTCATCTACAAGGATAACCTGGAGGgcaagttgaaggctgctgaCAAAATAgcagcctctcctccctgcccagagaAACCTTCCCTCAGACTTAGCCTCGCTCCTGCCAACCACCTGCATGAGTACCAGCCCCACGAGGACAACGGCCAGCCTGAGGCACAGACCTCTGGCCTGGAAAATGAGGGACCCCACCCAGACCTCCTGTCCTTTGAGTAG